Proteins encoded within one genomic window of Oligoflexus sp.:
- the ricT gene encoding regulatory iron-sulfur-containing complex subunit RicT, with protein MNGINIVGVQFRRAGKIYDFDAKDFRLSIGDRVVVETERGPSLAEVKRVAYMEAELNNESLKPIVRIASRKDRDSSGRLTPEFAETFTKQKIKDLNLEMRVISVEIQFGGNKVIVYFSAPGRVDFRELVKELAGGLKTRVELKQVGARDEAKLSGGIGICGREFCCSSFLREFVPVSIKMAKNQNLALNPSKVSGGCGRLLCCLTYEDETYSDLRQKLLPKGARVKLVDDSYGDVIKGDILNQTMLVELDSGEQRSVPIRDLEVVDARQGVVDDDWGSDLDFGSLMGDGDITALDDSEEVAQQRESAAEPIHGREAPRRPLQPRRDGPRENRDNRPNKGPRPEGEAKGKGRDQGPRPQNNQGPNPNKKPRPPRDGQPQQNQAPKPNGQANGDRPKIAPKIIPRGQAENKGGNGGGEPSGGEGDGGAS; from the coding sequence ATGAATGGAATAAATATTGTCGGTGTCCAGTTTCGACGAGCCGGCAAAATATATGATTTCGATGCCAAGGACTTCCGCCTGAGCATCGGCGATCGGGTTGTGGTGGAGACCGAGCGCGGACCCAGCCTGGCGGAAGTCAAGCGAGTGGCCTATATGGAGGCCGAACTCAATAATGAAAGCCTCAAGCCCATCGTTCGCATTGCCTCACGCAAGGACCGGGATTCCTCGGGTCGCCTCACTCCTGAATTCGCAGAGACATTCACCAAGCAAAAAATCAAGGATCTGAATCTTGAGATGCGGGTCATCAGCGTCGAGATTCAATTTGGTGGCAACAAGGTCATCGTTTATTTCTCGGCACCGGGACGCGTGGATTTCCGTGAGCTGGTCAAGGAACTTGCCGGTGGTTTGAAAACACGGGTCGAACTGAAACAGGTCGGTGCGCGGGACGAAGCGAAGCTGTCGGGTGGCATCGGGATCTGCGGCCGGGAATTCTGCTGCTCCAGTTTTCTGCGGGAGTTTGTGCCTGTTTCCATCAAGATGGCGAAGAATCAGAACCTGGCGCTGAACCCGAGCAAGGTTTCGGGTGGCTGCGGACGGCTGCTTTGCTGTTTGACTTATGAAGATGAAACCTACTCCGACCTTAGGCAGAAACTTTTGCCGAAAGGGGCTCGGGTCAAGCTTGTTGATGATAGCTACGGTGATGTCATCAAAGGCGATATTTTGAATCAGACCATGCTGGTCGAGCTGGATAGCGGTGAGCAGCGCTCGGTTCCCATTCGGGATCTGGAAGTCGTTGATGCTCGCCAGGGTGTGGTGGATGATGATTGGGGCAGCGACCTCGACTTTGGTTCACTGATGGGCGATGGTGATATCACGGCGCTGGATGACAGTGAAGAAGTCGCTCAGCAGCGCGAATCCGCAGCCGAGCCTATTCATGGGCGCGAGGCACCGCGCAGGCCTTTGCAGCCTCGTCGTGATGGGCCGCGGGAAAACCGGGATAACCGGCCGAATAAAGGTCCCCGTCCTGAAGGTGAAGCCAAAGGCAAGGGCCGCGATCAGGGTCCGCGTCCGCAAAACAATCAGGGACCGAATCCCAATAAGAAACCGCGTCCTCCCCGTGATGGACAGCCGCAGCAGAACCAGGCGCCCAAGCCCAACGGCCAAGCGAACGGTGATCGTCCCAAGATCGCGCCGAAGATTATTCCGCGCGGTCAGGCTGAAAACAAGGGTGGAAATGGTGGAGGCGAGCCTTCGGGTGGTGAAGGTGATGGCGGCGCAAGTTAA
- a CDS encoding thymidine kinase encodes MAKLYFRYGTVGSAKTLNLLAVAHAYQQQDKRVYLIKPRIDTRFGAEVIRSRAGLTRDADLLVDETSRLELSQLHGYHCILVDEAQFLTPRVIEELRQVTRLLDIPVICYGLRTDFRTQLFPGAQRLMELADALEEIKTTCAFCNKKAVFNMKLLDGRPTQAGPTVELGTEEKYLPTCCDCYFKAFQTVLPESASPSP; translated from the coding sequence ATGGCCAAACTTTATTTTCGATACGGCACGGTCGGCAGCGCGAAGACTCTGAATCTTCTCGCGGTCGCCCATGCTTATCAGCAGCAGGATAAACGCGTTTATCTCATCAAACCACGAATCGACACCCGCTTCGGTGCCGAGGTCATCCGCTCTCGGGCGGGACTGACGCGGGATGCGGATCTTCTGGTGGATGAGACGAGTCGGCTTGAATTGAGCCAGCTGCACGGATATCACTGCATACTGGTCGATGAGGCCCAGTTTCTAACTCCACGCGTGATCGAGGAACTGCGGCAGGTCACAAGGCTGCTCGATATCCCTGTGATCTGTTACGGCCTGCGCACTGATTTTCGCACCCAGCTTTTCCCTGGAGCGCAGCGTCTCATGGAATTGGCCGACGCGCTGGAGGAGATCAAAACCACCTGCGCGTTCTGCAATAAAAAGGCTGTTTTTAACATGAAGCTTCTGGATGGACGCCCGACCCAGGCGGGTCCGACGGTGGAGCTTGGGACCGAGGAAAAATATCTGCCGACCTGCTGCGACTGTTACTTTAAGGCTTTTCAAACAGTTCTCCCAGAGTCCGCTTCGCCATCTCCTTAA
- a CDS encoding transposase, with translation MGKQKDRRSYSEEFKANAVKMSLKPGVSVSQVVEELESATFPGGEAKPAIAKTKPPRK, from the coding sequence ATGGGCAAGCAGAAGGATCGCAGGTCATACAGCGAAGAGTTTAAAGCTAATGCCGTGAAAATGTCACTAAAACCCGGAGTGAGTGTGAGCCAGGTTGTTGAAGAGCTTGAGTCGGCTACCTTTCCAGGTGGCGAAGCCAAGCCCGCGATAGCCAAGACCAAGCCTCCGCGGAAGTAG
- a CDS encoding DNA methyltransferase: MVGSSECPVRWDHFRRRFGKLRSRPQRTVCILTQKPIEICTSPILNHTDEGDVIYDPFADSGVIFAALQETGCVALGVEIEPLFCEKFIARLENHYRLKAKVVGKVFAIGGNVLKPSGAG, translated from the coding sequence TTGGTTGGGTCATCAGAGTGTCCGGTAAGATGGGACCACTTCAGACGACGCTTTGGGAAACTGAGGTCCCGCCCGCAAAGGACCGTATGCATCCTTACTCAAAAGCCGATCGAAATTTGTACCAGTCCGATCCTGAATCACACTGACGAAGGTGATGTCATTTACGATCCTTTTGCCGATTCGGGAGTGATCTTTGCGGCCTTGCAGGAGACGGGCTGCGTGGCACTCGGGGTCGAGATCGAACCGCTCTTCTGTGAAAAGTTCATCGCGCGCCTGGAGAATCATTACCGTCTCAAGGCGAAGGTTGTCGGCAAGGTATTTGCGATCGGGGGGAATGTCCTTAAACCATCCGGGGCAGGCTAA
- a CDS encoding Hint domain-containing protein, with product MKYVFSKLLVLLAVVYASNAFAISDKFWGYCKDGKAYHDEALTQPKTDADKICRLPDAFAAGYTDEAAVRCWTLQEEHCQIGGGGVEEVLGDHNVPRGAFFLQTNLDPTLTGGVKQMRCMCGCFTPDVVLDTTSGSKTILELYESANTDPFRLITQAEMFSPEYTVSPWLTRGAFTVGPEEKPVFKFTTDNGESISVTEKHPMVLNVNGEYELRVAREVKEGDLFVAKDGTSRTVVRVESYKLPKENNLVYNINTMGERVLDHVITANGILVGDLYLQNFLNERTQRVENIQILE from the coding sequence ATGAAATACGTCTTTTCCAAGCTCCTAGTTCTGCTTGCAGTCGTTTACGCGTCCAATGCGTTTGCCATAAGCGATAAATTCTGGGGATATTGTAAGGACGGGAAAGCTTATCATGACGAGGCTTTAACCCAACCTAAAACTGATGCTGACAAAATCTGTCGACTTCCAGACGCTTTTGCAGCTGGATATACCGATGAGGCAGCTGTTAGGTGCTGGACCCTCCAGGAAGAACATTGCCAAATTGGAGGCGGTGGCGTGGAAGAAGTGCTCGGCGACCATAATGTTCCACGAGGCGCCTTTTTCCTGCAGACCAACCTCGACCCGACTCTCACAGGTGGCGTGAAACAAATGAGGTGCATGTGCGGGTGCTTTACCCCGGATGTTGTTCTGGATACCACGTCCGGATCGAAAACCATCCTGGAGCTCTACGAGTCGGCAAACACGGACCCTTTCCGTTTAATTACACAAGCGGAAATGTTCTCGCCTGAATATACAGTTTCACCATGGCTGACGCGCGGTGCATTTACCGTGGGCCCTGAGGAGAAGCCGGTGTTCAAGTTCACAACTGACAATGGCGAGTCTATCAGCGTTACAGAAAAGCATCCGATGGTTTTGAACGTCAACGGCGAATACGAATTGCGCGTCGCCCGCGAAGTTAAAGAAGGCGATTTATTCGTGGCGAAGGACGGAACCAGTCGGACTGTGGTACGGGTTGAATCTTACAAGCTTCCTAAAGAGAACAACCTTGTCTACAACATCAATACCATGGGTGAAAGGGTCCTCGATCACGTGATTACAGCCAACGGCATCCTCGTTGGCGACCTTTATCTGCAAAACTTCCTAAATGAACGCACACAAAGAGTCGAGAATATTCAGATTCTTGAATAG